From Oligoflexia bacterium, the proteins below share one genomic window:
- a CDS encoding outer membrane beta-barrel protein: MKKINITLLFTVLCLGLTSAQAGFYVRPTAGAVVPLTSNQSSQISLGVTAGYQFIKIFAVEGSYSRFIENDPIPAANAYRLTGIARVPTGVFAPYVSLGTGFIDYDPSGIDTNYFTSLGAGVTVVKLFMFSANVGVEYLILDGADNLLEPRASVGVHF, encoded by the coding sequence ATGAAAAAAATTAACATTACCTTATTATTTACAGTTTTATGTTTGGGTTTAACGTCCGCACAGGCTGGCTTTTATGTAAGACCTACAGCTGGTGCTGTTGTACCCTTAACTTCTAACCAAAGCTCACAGATCAGTCTGGGTGTTACGGCTGGATATCAGTTCATTAAAATATTTGCTGTAGAAGGCAGTTACAGCCGTTTTATAGAAAATGATCCCATTCCTGCTGCCAATGCATACAGGTTAACTGGTATTGCTCGCGTACCAACGGGTGTTTTTGCGCCTTATGTGTCTTTGGGTACCGGTTTTATTGACTATGATCCATCTGGCATAGATACCAACTACTTTACCAGTTTGGGTGCTGGTGTAACTGTGGTTAAACTGTTCATGTTTTCTGCCAATGTTGGTGTTGAGTACCTGATTCTTGATGGTGCTGATAACTTATTAGAGCCTAGGGCTTCAGTAGGCGTTCATTTCTAA
- a CDS encoding nicotinate-nicotinamide nucleotide adenylyltransferase, whose translation MSNNINKTIGFFGGSFSPPHYGHFLAACYAFKQYNLDEVWFCPSFKHALGKESWDFNFRMQLCQALILGFENQFKVSDIESSSETDGKTYNTLQLLKKVHPYYNFKLVIGSDILQQKDLWYRFEDIEKDFGLCLVPREKYSENQLAIPNFSSTAIREALDNKNLNVLEQFLPTNIIQLLQKYV comes from the coding sequence ATGTCAAATAATATCAATAAAACCATTGGATTTTTTGGAGGAAGCTTTTCTCCGCCGCATTATGGGCATTTTTTGGCTGCTTGTTACGCATTTAAACAATACAACTTGGATGAAGTTTGGTTTTGCCCAAGCTTTAAGCATGCTTTGGGAAAAGAAAGCTGGGACTTTAATTTTCGCATGCAATTGTGCCAAGCTTTGATCTTGGGTTTTGAAAACCAGTTTAAAGTATCTGACATTGAAAGCTCAAGTGAAACCGATGGAAAAACCTATAACACCCTTCAATTATTAAAGAAAGTACACCCATACTATAATTTTAAACTGGTCATTGGGAGTGATATTTTACAGCAAAAGGATCTTTGGTATCGTTTTGAAGACATTGAAAAAGACTTTGGTTTGTGTCTTGTCCCCCGTGAAAAATATTCTGAGAATCAATTGGCTATTCCTAACTTTTCAAGTACAGCCATTAGGGAAGCTTTAGATAATAAAAATCTGAACGTATTAGAGCAATTTTTACCTACAAACATAATTCAACTTCTACAAAAGTACGTATAG
- the mtaB gene encoding tRNA (N(6)-L-threonylcarbamoyladenosine(37)-C(2))-methylthiotransferase MtaB, with amino-acid sequence MAESSKKTLKTYTFGCKVNWFDSAQVESAVSQFKTWNIDPKSKNPDAVVINTCTVTESADKQARQLIRKINREHPQAKIIVTGCYAEADGQRISQMPGVTDVVAIKDRVKINESLGLPSLTENDAFKTMAQTSQRTRAYLKMQDGCNAYCAFCVLPYVRGRSRSIDIKTLVELAQSYENHGYKEMIITGTHVGSYGRDLSPRMTFAKALDQILKETNDIRLKISSLEPTTLTSEFIKLMEGNKRIAPHFHIPMQSGSDDILKRMNRKNKAQNFNERIVALSQTQDNVCIGTDVIVGFCGETEKDFQLSYESLRDLPIQYFHVFPYSGRPGTRAEKVFADDVGPQIKKERVKLLRGLSFEKQTEFYKRFENTTEKILVEKKRDAQGYLQGQTTRYVRVKIKGHDRLQEKEVEVKLSQLNKQNTEHVVFYADVL; translated from the coding sequence ATGGCAGAAAGTTCTAAAAAAACCTTAAAAACCTATACCTTTGGCTGTAAAGTCAACTGGTTTGATTCTGCACAAGTAGAATCGGCGGTCAGTCAATTTAAAACATGGAACATCGATCCTAAGAGCAAAAATCCTGATGCCGTTGTTATTAATACATGTACAGTGACCGAGTCAGCAGACAAGCAGGCTAGGCAATTGATTCGTAAGATCAATAGAGAACATCCACAAGCAAAAATTATTGTTACTGGCTGTTACGCTGAAGCGGATGGCCAAAGAATCAGTCAAATGCCCGGTGTAACCGATGTGGTTGCCATTAAAGATAGGGTAAAGATCAATGAAAGTTTAGGTTTACCCAGTTTAACAGAGAACGATGCCTTTAAAACCATGGCCCAAACCAGCCAAAGAACACGCGCCTATTTAAAAATGCAAGATGGTTGCAATGCATATTGTGCTTTTTGTGTCCTGCCTTATGTAAGAGGACGCAGTCGTTCCATTGATATTAAAACTTTAGTTGAGTTAGCCCAATCCTACGAAAATCATGGTTATAAAGAAATGATTATCACGGGTACGCATGTGGGGAGTTATGGAAGAGACTTAAGTCCACGCATGACCTTTGCCAAAGCTTTAGACCAAATTTTAAAAGAAACCAATGATATTCGATTAAAAATAAGCTCACTTGAGCCAACAACATTAACATCTGAATTTATTAAGTTGATGGAGGGTAACAAAAGAATAGCACCACATTTTCATATTCCCATGCAAAGTGGTAGTGATGATATTTTAAAGCGCATGAATAGAAAAAACAAAGCGCAAAACTTTAATGAAAGAATTGTGGCTTTATCACAAACCCAGGACAATGTGTGTATTGGGACAGATGTCATTGTTGGGTTTTGTGGAGAGACTGAAAAAGACTTTCAGTTATCCTATGAGTCTTTGCGAGACTTACCCATTCAGTACTTCCATGTTTTTCCATACTCTGGCCGCCCGGGAACAAGAGCGGAAAAAGTTTTTGCAGATGATGTTGGGCCGCAGATAAAAAAAGAAAGAGTAAAGTTATTAAGAGGTTTAAGCTTTGAAAAACAAACGGAGTTTTATAAACGTTTTGAAAACACCACTGAGAAAATTTTAGTTGAAAAAAAGAGAGATGCGCAAGGTTATCTGCAAGGTCAAACAACCCGATATGTTCGTGTTAAAATAAAAGGTCATGATAGGCTACAAGAAAAAGAAGTTGAGGTTAAGTTGTCTCAATTAAATAAGCAAAATACTGAGCATGTGGTTTTTTATGCCGACGTTTTGTAA
- the hemE gene encoding uroporphyrinogen decarboxylase, with product MSIHIEQSPFIQACFGQETPYTPVWIMRQAGRYQQEYRDIRAKHSFLELCKSPDLVSEVTCLAVNMLNVDAAIIFADILLILESLGFDLDFLKGHGPTIHNPFRLESSLDQIVEPNIPESYAYLQQAVALTRKNLPPHTPLIGFAGSPFTVASYAIEGGSSKNFEHTKKLMRSDPDKMIALLNHLTEATIDYVKLQLDAGANAIQIFDSWIGVLSAKEAKTFAIPFAKQIFDFIKMYSANVPSIYFGVNTAHLIESMKDAGSDVMGIDFRTPLNQMKQDLNLKAVQGNLDPITLLCDKSVIEHELDHLLSSINNPNQGYIFNLGHGILPNTPVEHAQFLVAQVHQKTKR from the coding sequence ATGAGCATACACATAGAACAATCCCCGTTTATTCAAGCTTGTTTTGGCCAAGAAACGCCCTATACCCCTGTTTGGATTATGCGCCAGGCGGGTCGTTACCAGCAAGAATACCGGGATATCAGAGCCAAGCATTCTTTTTTAGAACTGTGCAAATCACCTGACTTGGTCAGTGAAGTGACCTGCCTGGCCGTCAACATGCTTAATGTGGATGCGGCTATTATTTTTGCAGATATCTTGCTCATTTTAGAAAGCTTGGGCTTTGATTTGGACTTTCTTAAAGGCCATGGCCCCACCATTCACAATCCTTTTCGTCTTGAATCAAGTTTAGATCAAATAGTAGAACCCAACATCCCTGAGAGTTATGCTTATTTACAACAAGCAGTTGCCCTAACCCGTAAAAATCTCCCCCCCCATACTCCTTTGATTGGTTTTGCTGGCAGTCCCTTTACGGTTGCTTCTTATGCCATTGAAGGTGGTTCTTCTAAAAATTTTGAACACACAAAAAAACTGATGCGCAGCGATCCAGATAAAATGATTGCCCTACTTAATCATTTAACGGAAGCCACCATTGATTATGTCAAATTACAACTGGATGCTGGGGCCAATGCCATCCAAATTTTTGACAGTTGGATTGGGGTATTGTCTGCAAAGGAAGCCAAAACCTTTGCTATTCCTTTTGCCAAGCAGATTTTTGATTTTATTAAAATGTACAGCGCCAATGTTCCCAGTATTTATTTTGGTGTTAATACTGCACATTTGATTGAGAGCATGAAAGACGCTGGGTCCGATGTCATGGGCATTGACTTTAGAACCCCCTTAAACCAAATGAAACAAGACTTAAACTTAAAAGCCGTTCAAGGTAATCTAGACCCTATCACTCTACTGTGTGACAAATCTGTCATTGAACATGAGCTGGATCATTTACTTTCAAGCATAAATAATCCAAATCAAGGCTATATCTTTAACCTAGGTCACGGGATTTTACCCAATACGCCGGTTGAACATGCTCAATTTTTAGTTGCACAGGTTCATCAAAAAACAAAGAGGTAA